A section of the Bifidobacterium sp. ESL0728 genome encodes:
- the vsr gene encoding DNA mismatch endonuclease Vsr — protein sequence MKNGGKVSHRNAEKSRKSAKTPEKYERGTRSYTMSHIRGKNTKIEVLVRSYLFRRGLRFRKNDKRYPGHPDIVLPKWRTMVFVNGCFWHMHEGCTKFSMPKSNVEFWTAKLVRNHDRDITQHAELEKAGWKVLVVWECELTKARREETLKRLYRQIIGADECGESSDES from the coding sequence CTGAAAAACGGCGGCAAAGTCAGCCACAGAAACGCGGAGAAGTCCCGAAAATCAGCCAAAACCCCCGAAAAATACGAACGTGGTACCCGCAGCTATACCATGTCGCATATTCGTGGCAAGAACACGAAAATCGAGGTTTTGGTCCGATCCTATCTTTTCCGGCGTGGCCTGCGTTTTCGCAAAAACGACAAGCGCTACCCGGGTCACCCAGATATAGTGCTGCCTAAGTGGCGCACGATGGTGTTCGTCAACGGCTGTTTTTGGCACATGCACGAAGGCTGCACGAAATTCTCGATGCCGAAATCCAACGTCGAATTCTGGACGGCCAAACTCGTCCGCAATCATGACCGCGACATCACTCAGCATGCCGAACTCGAAAAAGCCGGTTGGAAGGTTCTCGTCGTTTGGGAATGCGAGCTCACCAAGGCCCGCCGCGAGGAAACGTTGAAACGGCTGTATCGCCAGATTATTGGTGCGGATGAGTGCGGCGAATCTTCCGATGAATCATGA
- a CDS encoding Gfo/Idh/MocA family oxidoreductase, with amino-acid sequence MSNLNGKRAEAKEQGLKVNVAILGAGRIAKSMANTLVEMAGDSRYSSLIEPYAVAARDGGRAADFAQKYGFDISYGSYDELLADPKVDLIYIATPHALHAEQGIACLKAGKNILVEKSFTANTAQAQELLKVAKETGLLCTEAIWTRYMPSRGIVAEIIKSGEIGEVQAATANLCYPTTNKPRMTDPNMAGGALLDVGVYPLNFFDMALGADTSERTISDISTSMVPYKTGVDATDSIALHYNDGVMATATASMLCASDRSGAIWGTKGYMVCQNINNIEGIDLYGLDHRLTRHVDVPVELTGYEYEVAASANAILDGKTECTEMPHADTLRIMKLMDQIRAKWGLKYPFE; translated from the coding sequence ATGAGCAATCTCAACGGCAAACGCGCCGAAGCGAAAGAGCAAGGTCTCAAGGTCAACGTCGCCATTCTTGGAGCTGGCAGAATCGCCAAATCGATGGCCAATACATTAGTGGAAATGGCCGGCGATTCTCGCTATAGCAGCCTGATCGAGCCTTACGCCGTGGCCGCGCGCGACGGTGGTCGCGCCGCTGATTTCGCGCAAAAGTACGGATTTGACATTTCTTACGGTTCATATGACGAACTGCTGGCCGACCCGAAAGTCGATCTCATTTATATCGCCACGCCGCACGCGCTGCACGCCGAACAAGGCATCGCGTGCCTCAAAGCCGGCAAGAACATTTTGGTCGAGAAGTCGTTCACTGCCAATACCGCGCAGGCACAGGAGTTGCTTAAGGTCGCCAAGGAAACCGGATTGCTGTGCACTGAGGCCATCTGGACACGCTACATGCCCTCGCGTGGCATCGTCGCCGAAATCATCAAGTCGGGCGAAATCGGCGAAGTGCAGGCAGCCACGGCGAACCTCTGCTACCCGACCACGAACAAACCTCGCATGACCGACCCGAATATGGCCGGCGGCGCGCTACTCGATGTAGGCGTCTACCCACTGAATTTCTTTGACATGGCGCTGGGAGCCGATACCAGCGAGCGCACGATTTCCGACATTTCGACTTCGATGGTTCCTTACAAAACCGGTGTGGATGCCACCGATTCCATCGCTCTGCACTACAACGACGGCGTAATGGCCACAGCCACCGCCTCGATGCTGTGTGCTTCCGACCGCTCCGGCGCCATCTGGGGCACGAAGGGCTATATGGTCTGCCAGAACATCAACAACATCGAAGGCATCGACCTCTACGGCCTCGATCACAGACTGACCCGCCACGTCGACGTCCCCGTTGAGCTCACCGGCTACGAGTACGAGGTCGCCGCCTCTGCCAACGCCATCCTCGACGGCAAGACGGAATGCACCGAAATGCCCCACGCCGACACCCTGCGCATCATGAAACTCATGGATCAGATTCGCGCCAAGTGGGGCCTCAAGTATCCGTTTGAGTAA
- a CDS encoding ATP-binding protein yields the protein MGLRRILVSGNVRDTGRILENIVFLELKRRAETVYAGKGTDGEIDFVTNGASGPAYYQVAESVRDPKTLERKPSSFHNLDDNYPKTLITLDDELPTSHNGIQQIYALDWLMKE from the coding sequence ATGGGCCTGCGTCGCATACTCGTTTCAGGAAACGTACGCGACACTGGCAGAATCCTGGAAAACATCGTGTTTCTTGAACTCAAACGCCGAGCAGAAACGGTATACGCCGGAAAAGGCACAGACGGCGAAATCGATTTCGTCACCAACGGCGCAAGCGGCCCGGCCTACTATCAGGTCGCTGAATCGGTACGCGACCCCAAGACCTTGGAACGCAAGCCCTCGTCATTCCACAATCTCGACGACAATTACCCCAAAACCCTCATCACCCTCGATGACGAGCTTCCCACCAGTCACAACGGCATTCAACAAATCTACGCGCTAGATTGGCTGATGAAAGAATAA
- a CDS encoding MutH/Sau3AI family endonuclease — MGTVESHKFSRKELESLLDDCIEKTLAEVDVKHVLATAKKNKGYAGAVIEQSVLGYPADSAQRPDLIVDGSIPTELKTTGIKSSKNSGSVYEAKEPVSVTAVSPETIAKENFENSKFWEKTAHMLFVFYLYSHKASSPVEYADFPIKGYEFTDFDGDDKVRLQRDWTIVHDFIQMLQERYPNEVESHYPEISSVINSRLSVIDTAPKWPNRPRFRLKRSFVDVIVQEWYKKSLGRKSNYEKLPGRYLGYQEIDSKCHELSKMYKGKTVRELFDILGIKKANGPTKQDAERIVVKMFGGEASSMSKIDVFSKIGLVGRSFVLTRSRKGTEDTKLFPIDFDELQDVNMPFEESSFAANFIDQQILFVIFSEPSHDAAFSENVFEGFKRFHFDDDFIQSQVKSVWDTMRNLIFKQELKNVQKIGKNGKPIKNKNGIIQEASNWPKAKDGNVFVRGTGADSSSRNKPICINGVRMYRQNIWVRRVYLVEALKTIEYL; from the coding sequence ATGGGAACTGTAGAAAGTCATAAATTCAGCAGGAAAGAGCTTGAAAGTCTCTTAGACGATTGTATCGAGAAGACTTTAGCTGAGGTCGATGTTAAGCACGTGTTGGCAACTGCGAAAAAGAACAAGGGATATGCCGGTGCTGTGATTGAACAATCTGTGTTAGGCTATCCCGCTGATAGTGCACAAAGGCCGGATTTGATTGTTGATGGTTCCATTCCAACAGAATTGAAGACTACTGGCATTAAATCGTCTAAGAACTCTGGCTCGGTTTATGAGGCTAAAGAGCCTGTGAGCGTTACGGCAGTAAGCCCTGAAACAATTGCGAAAGAGAATTTTGAGAATTCCAAATTCTGGGAAAAGACAGCACACATGTTGTTTGTTTTTTACCTATATTCGCACAAAGCATCATCACCTGTTGAATATGCTGATTTTCCAATTAAAGGTTATGAATTCACGGATTTTGATGGTGATGATAAGGTAAGGCTTCAAAGAGACTGGACAATTGTCCATGATTTCATTCAGATGCTGCAGGAAAGATATCCTAATGAGGTCGAATCGCATTATCCAGAAATCTCTTCAGTGATTAATTCCAGGTTGTCAGTGATTGACACTGCTCCAAAGTGGCCTAATCGACCACGATTCCGTTTAAAGCGTTCATTTGTAGATGTCATAGTGCAGGAATGGTATAAGAAGAGCCTTGGTCGCAAATCGAACTATGAAAAACTTCCTGGAAGGTACTTGGGCTATCAAGAAATTGATAGCAAATGTCATGAGCTGTCGAAGATGTATAAAGGTAAAACAGTAAGAGAGCTTTTTGATATTCTTGGAATTAAGAAGGCTAACGGGCCTACAAAACAAGATGCTGAACGTATCGTTGTTAAAATGTTCGGTGGCGAAGCATCCTCAATGAGTAAAATTGATGTTTTCAGCAAAATTGGTTTGGTAGGAAGGTCTTTTGTCCTGACTCGTTCGAGGAAAGGAACTGAGGATACTAAACTGTTCCCGATTGATTTTGATGAGCTTCAAGACGTGAATATGCCTTTTGAAGAGTCTTCATTCGCCGCGAATTTCATTGACCAGCAAATTTTGTTTGTAATTTTCTCTGAGCCTAGCCATGATGCTGCATTTTCTGAAAATGTTTTTGAAGGCTTCAAGAGATTCCATTTTGATGATGATTTTATACAGTCTCAAGTAAAGTCTGTTTGGGATACGATGAGGAATTTAATCTTTAAGCAAGAGCTGAAAAATGTACAAAAAATAGGGAAGAATGGCAAGCCTATAAAAAACAAGAATGGAATTATTCAAGAGGCTTCAAATTGGCCAAAGGCAAAAGACGGAAATGTGTTTGTCCGTGGTACGGGTGCTGATTCTTCTTCTAGGAACAAGCCAATCTGTATCAATGGAGTACGTATGTATCGACAGAATATATGGGTGAGGAGAGTTTACCTTGTCGAGGCTTTAAAGACGATTGAATATTTGTAA
- the dcm gene encoding DNA (cytosine-5-)-methyltransferase has product MTKEIKVAEMFAGVGGFRLGLDGYDNPEHKEFHLDSAGPFKTIWANQWEPMGSPTKQFAWRCYESRFGAGSCINEDITRVLDEVEAGKREIPDFDMLVGGFPCQDYSVARTLSQADGIEGKKGVLWWQIRRMLQLKHPKYVLLENVDRLLKSPASQRGRDFAIILSCLSALGYSVEWRVINAADYGMPQKRRRTYIYAQASAGKWNLKSRIFDSGVMRRAFPIVAGDELSTEEKDISSDLVEVSENFGVGDKTSFFQNAGAMQDGHVVTSKVTPDFEGHRTTLREILVPDKEVPESYYIDSGSIAQWTYLKGAKHEERVTSKGFKYNYSEGAMGFPDDLDKPSRTILTSEGGSGPSRMKHVVMAQNGSLRRLVPDELDQLQMFPKGWTNDGMSDGHRAFCMGNALVVGIPHRIGKIIAEDISKETKR; this is encoded by the coding sequence ATGACCAAGGAAATTAAGGTCGCCGAGATGTTTGCAGGCGTTGGTGGTTTTAGACTTGGCCTTGATGGCTATGACAATCCGGAGCATAAGGAATTCCACCTCGATTCAGCTGGGCCTTTCAAAACCATTTGGGCTAATCAATGGGAACCTATGGGCTCACCGACAAAACAGTTTGCATGGAGATGTTATGAGAGCCGATTTGGTGCAGGAAGTTGCATCAACGAAGACATCACTAGAGTGCTGGATGAAGTGGAAGCAGGAAAGCGCGAAATTCCTGATTTTGATATGTTGGTTGGTGGTTTTCCTTGCCAGGATTATTCCGTGGCAAGAACTCTGTCTCAGGCGGATGGCATCGAGGGCAAGAAGGGTGTGCTCTGGTGGCAGATTCGGCGAATGCTGCAGCTGAAGCATCCTAAGTACGTTCTTTTGGAGAACGTCGATCGTCTGCTGAAATCGCCGGCTTCTCAACGTGGTCGCGATTTCGCGATTATTCTTTCGTGTTTATCGGCTCTTGGCTATTCGGTTGAGTGGCGAGTCATCAATGCTGCGGATTATGGCATGCCACAGAAGCGGCGTCGCACTTACATCTATGCACAGGCATCTGCCGGGAAGTGGAATCTCAAATCACGGATTTTTGACTCCGGTGTAATGCGTAGGGCATTTCCGATTGTCGCCGGCGATGAACTGTCAACCGAAGAGAAGGATATATCCTCCGATTTAGTTGAGGTTAGTGAGAACTTTGGTGTTGGGGATAAGACATCGTTCTTCCAGAATGCCGGCGCTATGCAGGATGGACATGTCGTTACCAGTAAGGTAACACCTGATTTTGAAGGACATCGAACCACACTAAGGGAAATTTTGGTTCCTGATAAAGAAGTTCCTGAAAGTTACTATATCGATTCCGGTTCCATTGCTCAATGGACATACCTCAAAGGTGCCAAGCACGAAGAACGGGTCACATCGAAAGGTTTCAAATACAATTATTCAGAAGGGGCTATGGGTTTTCCAGATGATTTGGACAAGCCTTCCAGAACGATTCTCACGAGTGAAGGTGGTTCCGGTCCAAGCCGCATGAAGCACGTAGTGATGGCACAGAATGGAAGTTTGAGGCGTCTAGTTCCTGATGAGTTGGACCAGTTGCAGATGTTCCCCAAAGGTTGGACCAATGATGGCATGAGCGACGGTCACCGTGCCTTCTGCATGGGCAACGCTTTAGTTGTCGGCATACCTCACAGAATTGGGAAGATTATTGCTGAGGATATTTCGAAAGAGACTAAACGATAA
- a CDS encoding DUF4143 domain-containing protein, whose amino-acid sequence MTQPVTPLKINEQHNLMKVFLCDVGLLAASSMGTAQQKILTGDLSVNWGSFLENFIAQELTAHGFDLYYYDKARISEIDFLLQFDDGVLPLEAKSGKNYTTHTSLDKLMSQKEWKLPKALVLCGDNTSVEYETEQKVIADMPWYMTMFITDDAINQLG is encoded by the coding sequence GTGACACAACCGGTGACACCGCTGAAAATCAATGAGCAGCATAATCTGATGAAAGTGTTCCTATGTGACGTAGGCTTGCTCGCCGCTTCAAGCATGGGCACGGCGCAACAAAAAATTCTCACAGGCGATCTAAGCGTCAACTGGGGCAGTTTTCTGGAGAATTTCATTGCACAGGAACTCACCGCGCATGGTTTCGATCTATATTATTACGACAAAGCCAGAATCAGCGAAATCGATTTCCTTCTACAATTTGACGACGGCGTCTTGCCTCTTGAAGCAAAATCAGGCAAGAATTACACCACTCACACTTCCCTCGATAAGCTCATGTCACAAAAGGAGTGGAAACTGCCAAAAGCCCTTGTACTTTGCGGCGACAACACTTCAGTCGAGTATGAAACCGAACAGAAAGTCATTGCGGACATGCCGTGGTACATGACCATGTTCATCACTGACGACGCCATCAATCAGCTCGGCTAA
- a CDS encoding Zn-dependent alcohol dehydrogenase: MPQTIKASVAYGIGKGFAQPEDIVIDDPIGAEVLVDVQASGLCHSDLHLVEDDDQFFPFPAVIGHEVAGIVEAVGPEVEGIKVGDHVVASLEQVCGHCADCLNGHPQSCSQQQECVRKPGEKPRLSFPDGRPITQAFGTGGFAEKALIHENQLAVVNNEVPWDQAACIGCATITGAGAAINTAHVRPGDTVAVVGTGGIGLNMISGARICGAKRIIAIDVFDNKLEFAKKFGATDVINSRNEDPVAKVRELTNGGVDEAFEAIGMAPTMKQCWDMLGVDGNAYCIGLAKPDATITLEINPADLLVHQRGLKGVWMGSTNIKHDIPMYADLAVDGRLNVHDLISQHINLSQIDDAYVQLKNGEVIRSVITEF, translated from the coding sequence ATGCCACAAACAATCAAAGCGTCAGTTGCCTATGGAATTGGCAAGGGATTCGCCCAGCCGGAAGATATCGTTATCGACGATCCTATCGGGGCTGAGGTGCTGGTGGATGTTCAGGCATCCGGTCTGTGCCATTCGGATTTGCATCTGGTGGAGGACGATGACCAGTTCTTCCCGTTCCCGGCCGTGATCGGCCATGAGGTCGCCGGCATTGTGGAAGCTGTAGGTCCCGAAGTCGAAGGCATTAAGGTCGGCGATCACGTCGTCGCTTCTCTTGAGCAGGTGTGCGGCCATTGCGCCGACTGTCTGAACGGTCATCCGCAGTCCTGCTCGCAGCAGCAGGAGTGCGTGCGCAAGCCTGGCGAGAAGCCGCGTCTGTCGTTCCCTGATGGTCGTCCGATCACCCAGGCGTTTGGCACCGGCGGTTTCGCCGAGAAAGCATTGATTCACGAGAATCAATTGGCTGTGGTCAACAATGAGGTGCCGTGGGATCAGGCTGCCTGCATCGGCTGCGCCACCATTACCGGCGCTGGTGCCGCGATCAACACCGCGCACGTCCGTCCTGGCGACACGGTTGCCGTCGTCGGTACCGGCGGTATTGGCCTCAACATGATTTCCGGCGCTCGTATCTGCGGCGCCAAGAGGATCATCGCCATCGACGTGTTTGATAACAAGCTGGAGTTCGCGAAGAAGTTCGGTGCGACTGATGTCATCAATTCGAGGAACGAGGATCCGGTCGCCAAGGTACGCGAGCTGACGAACGGCGGCGTTGATGAGGCGTTCGAGGCCATCGGTATGGCTCCGACGATGAAGCAGTGCTGGGATATGCTCGGAGTGGACGGCAACGCCTACTGCATCGGCCTGGCCAAGCCCGACGCAACGATCACTCTCGAGATCAACCCGGCCGACCTCTTGGTTCACCAGCGTGGCCTGAAGGGCGTTTGGATGGGTTCGACCAACATCAAGCATGATATCCCGATGTATGCCGACCTTGCCGTCGACGGCCGTCTGAACGTTCATGACCTGATTAGCCAGCACATCAACCTGAGCCAGATCGATGATGCCTATGTCCAGCTCAAGAACGGCGAGGTCATCCGCTCGGTCATCACTGAGTTCTGA
- a CDS encoding aldo/keto reductase, translating into MTVNAEETVGTVTKIPDITLSDGNRIPQIGLGMLRIGDDEVTGVVKSGLEVGYRHIDAAAGYNNEPGVGRALAETGFNTGQPRKTLWVTTKLKDSEQGYDSALKAFDRQLGDLRLDYVDMYMLHWPTPFNWRSGETWKAFTKLRDEGRVRTLGVCNFLPEHLERLHRETGEWPTVDQIELHPTWQQREVVAFCREHGIAVEAYSPMARGADLNAGDGTIARIAAAHNVSPAQVILRWHIENGTIVIPKSVHAARQRENLDLFGFALSPDEHAQIDALDGPTRAGHDPMTFTYA; encoded by the coding sequence ATGACGGTGAACGCTGAAGAAACCGTTGGAACGGTAACGAAAATCCCAGATATTACGTTAAGCGACGGCAACCGGATTCCGCAGATTGGCCTCGGCATGCTGCGTATCGGCGATGATGAGGTGACCGGCGTCGTCAAGTCTGGGCTTGAGGTCGGATATCGCCATATCGATGCCGCTGCAGGCTACAACAACGAACCGGGCGTTGGGCGTGCGCTCGCGGAAACCGGTTTCAATACCGGCCAGCCTCGTAAAACACTGTGGGTGACCACCAAACTCAAGGATTCCGAGCAGGGCTACGACAGCGCTCTTAAAGCCTTCGATCGCCAATTAGGGGATTTACGTCTTGACTATGTCGACATGTACATGCTGCATTGGCCGACGCCGTTCAACTGGCGTTCCGGGGAAACATGGAAGGCGTTCACAAAGCTGCGCGACGAGGGACGTGTGCGTACGCTCGGCGTTTGCAATTTCCTGCCCGAACATCTCGAGCGTCTGCATCGCGAAACAGGGGAGTGGCCAACGGTTGATCAGATCGAGCTGCATCCGACCTGGCAGCAGCGTGAGGTGGTCGCTTTTTGCCGTGAACATGGAATTGCGGTGGAAGCCTATTCGCCTATGGCCCGCGGAGCCGACCTCAACGCCGGCGACGGTACCATCGCTCGCATCGCTGCAGCGCACAACGTTTCGCCCGCCCAAGTCATCCTGCGTTGGCATATCGAAAACGGTACGATTGTCATCCCCAAGTCTGTCCACGCGGCCCGCCAGCGCGAAAACCTCGACCTCTTTGGCTTTGCTCTGAGCCCAGATGAGCATGCGCAGATTGATGCGCTCGACGGCCCTACTCGTGCTGGTCACGATCCGATGACCTTCACCTATGCCTGA